Proteins co-encoded in one Cytobacillus sp. NJ13 genomic window:
- a CDS encoding antibiotic biosynthesis monooxygenase, with protein MYTVFSTFDVPDEKSEEVIRIYKNRSRSVDQAEGFIDFLLLQNDKRAGELTVQLIFDTKENYLNWVRSEDFKRIHDLEKKYPDQELAAVVPKVSQYKVVAK; from the coding sequence ATGTACACCGTATTCTCAACATTTGACGTTCCCGATGAAAAGTCGGAAGAAGTCATTCGCATATATAAAAATCGTTCGCGGTCGGTCGATCAGGCAGAGGGGTTTATCGATTTTCTCCTGCTGCAGAATGATAAGCGCGCCGGTGAATTGACCGTGCAGCTCATCTTTGATACAAAGGAGAACTATTTAAACTGGGTCCGGAGCGAAGATTTTAAGAGGATTCATGATTTAGAGAAAAAGTATCCGGATCAGGAATTGGCTGCAGTGGTTCCGAAGGTTTCGCAATATAAGGTGGTGGCTAAGTGA